The Apium graveolens cultivar Ventura chromosome 3, ASM990537v1, whole genome shotgun sequence sequence TTACCATGTCCCAACACTAGGAATCAATCTATATGAAAATATTATATACAACTACACTTTTCAAGAAAAAGCTGCATACTTTGCTTTGAGAAAATAAATTTGCCAACTTCTATAACACCCTGCAATATAAGACTAAATATTTCTTGCATCACCTTTTGTCTTCAAGCACAGGATGAGGAGCTTGAATGTGAAGAGTTGTAAACAAGTGATGTTGATAATCTTggtgttaatgattgtgggtgTTTCATCTGATGATCAACAAAAAAGTTGGTGGAAGTGGTTTTCATCTGGTGCTTCTTCATCAGTGGTCAGCTCTGTTGGCTCATCTGTTGTGTTGCCTCTTCATGGCAATGTTTATCCATCTGGGTAATTTTATTTAGTTCTAGTACATAATATTTATGATACTACTTGTTCAGATATGTTATTTGATGAATTTGGAATAGACAAAAAGTTTTAATTGAATTATGGGAATGTATACCAGTTGACAAAACAAAGATATTTGCATGTACAGATATTATCATGTCCAGTTCAACATTGGACAACCTCCAAAACCCTATTATCTTGATCCTGACACGGGCAGCGACCTTACCTGGCTTCAATGCGATGCGCCCTGCATGCAGTGTACTCCGGTAATCATCATCATACTTTCTGTAAATTATAGGATGCAGATATGTGGCAGTAACAATCACTCGTGTTATGGCTAATACTAAAATTTTTAGAAAGAGTGGCAGGGTAAGAACTGAGAACTAAAACCTGCAGTTTATGAATTATAACTATATCACAAATCGGATGTTTTATAAACATATTAATGTTGTTTTCTTAGTAATTACAGAGTAGTTTGCATATCTCAGAATGACTCATTAAGTTGAAAATTTATAGGCACCTCATCCACTATATCAACCCACAAACGATTTGGTGGTATGCAAGGATCCTATATGTGCATCTCTGCACCCTGATAACTACAAATGTGATGACCCTGATCAATGTGACTATGAGGTTGAGTATGCAGATGGTGGCTCATCCATAGGTGTTCTTGTAAATGATCTTTTTCCGGTCAATCTTACTAGTGGAATGAGAGCTCGTCCTCGTCTCACTATTGGGTAAAGCAAAAGAACTTGCTACTATCTAGATTGTTTTGCAAGCTTTTTAAGGAACATGACATTTAGATATCAAAGTTAATAATATTACAAATTGATGTATGCTAATAGTATTTATCTGAAGGtgtggatatgatcaacttcCTGGTATAGCATACCATCCTTTAGATGGAGTGCTTGGTCTTGGCAGAGGATCATCCAGCATTGTAGCACAACTTAGTGGTCAAGGTCTGGTACGAAACGTTGTTGGTCACTGTTTTAGTAGGCGAGGAGGAGGCTATCTGTTCTTCGGAGATGATGTCTATGATTCTTCAAAAGTAGTCTGGACACCAATGTCGCGTGACTACTTGTAATACAGCATCTTTTCTCAGCTTTTAGTTCCAATCTTTATTCAGATTTCCTCCATTCTTTGCATACATTTAATGTACTAATTGTATTTCAGGAAGCACTATACACCTGGCTTTGCAGAACTCATTCTTAATGGAAGAAGTAGCggtctgaaaaatcttctgataGTGTTCGACAGTGGGAGTTCGTATACCTACTTCAATACACCGACTTATCAAGCTTTACTCTCTTTTGTAAGTTCAAAACTGCTTCTTCTGTCAAGTTCAATTCTCCGAGAAATTGTGTTACTTTCTAAAATACATTTACAATTCCAACAAGGCATTGATGGTTGAATCTGCAACAGATAAAGAAGGATTTGCAAGGCAAGCCTTTGATAGAAGCCACTGAGGACGAGACTCTCCCGTTCTGCTGGAAAGGCAAAAAACCATTTAAAAGCATCCGTGACGTCAAAAAATACTTCAAGCCTCTAGCTTTGAGTTTTGGCAGTGGCTGGAAAACTAAAAGCCAATTCGAAATCCAGCAAGAATCATATCTCATAATTTCGGTAAAAAATTGATCTATATTATTGCTAAATCTCTACGAACAACTCTGTTATAGTTACATTCTGATTATCTGATGCTATCCGCAGTCTAAAGGAAGCGTCTGCTTGGGAATTCT is a genomic window containing:
- the LOC141711676 gene encoding aspartic proteinase Asp1 encodes the protein MRSLNVKSCKQVMLIILVLMIVGVSSDDQQKSWWKWFSSGASSSVVSSVGSSVVLPLHGNVYPSGYYHVQFNIGQPPKPYYLDPDTGSDLTWLQCDAPCMQCTPAPHPLYQPTNDLVVCKDPICASLHPDNYKCDDPDQCDYEVEYADGGSSIGVLVNDLFPVNLTSGMRARPRLTIGCGYDQLPGIAYHPLDGVLGLGRGSSSIVAQLSGQGLVRNVVGHCFSRRGGGYLFFGDDVYDSSKVVWTPMSRDYLKHYTPGFAELILNGRSSGLKNLLIVFDSGSSYTYFNTPTYQALLSFIKKDLQGKPLIEATEDETLPFCWKGKKPFKSIRDVKKYFKPLALSFGSGWKTKSQFEIQQESYLIISSKGSVCLGILNGTEMGLQNYNIIGDISMQEKLVIYDNEKQVIGWQPSNCDRPPKGDAYSI